In a genomic window of Flavobacterium sp. KACC 22761:
- a CDS encoding DUF5522 domain-containing protein, with amino-acid sequence MNTTKTKICSSCETSFSCGDISVENKCWCNEYPPIFNLSEGGDCLCPVCFKEACEDKIDAYIETITPEKALKNKAALLPKTEKLIEGIDYYMENGNMVFKTWYHLKRGKCCGNGCRHCPY; translated from the coding sequence ATGAATACCACAAAAACAAAAATTTGCTCAAGCTGTGAAACTTCTTTCAGCTGTGGAGATATTTCAGTTGAAAACAAATGCTGGTGCAATGAATATCCACCTATTTTTAATCTTTCAGAAGGAGGAGACTGTTTGTGTCCGGTTTGTTTCAAAGAAGCCTGCGAAGATAAAATTGATGCCTATATAGAAACCATAACTCCTGAAAAAGCTTTAAAAAACAAAGCTGCATTGTTGCCCAAAACAGAAAAACTTATCGAAGGAATTGATTACTACATGGAAAATGGTAATATGGTTTTTAAAACTTGGTACCACCTCAAAAGAGGTAAATGTTGTGGAAACGGATGCAGGCATTGCCCTTACTAA
- the cobU gene encoding bifunctional adenosylcobinamide kinase/adenosylcobinamide-phosphate guanylyltransferase, whose translation MIYLITGGERSGKSHYAQNLALQLSDLPLYIATARKWDSDFQNRIDRHQQERDGRWTNIEKEKHLSEIDFSGKVALIDCVTLWLTNFFVDTKNDVAASLEEAKKEFLAIANQENATLIIVTNEIGMGVHADTHIGRKFTELQGWMNQFLASNADEVVLMVSGIPVKIKGKNSKF comes from the coding sequence ATGATCTACTTAATTACCGGCGGCGAGCGTTCTGGAAAAAGCCATTATGCCCAAAACTTAGCGTTGCAACTTTCTGATTTACCCCTTTATATTGCAACAGCCAGAAAATGGGACTCTGATTTTCAGAACCGAATCGATCGTCATCAGCAAGAACGCGATGGACGCTGGACCAATATTGAAAAAGAAAAACATTTAAGCGAAATTGATTTTTCGGGAAAAGTAGCCTTAATTGATTGCGTCACTTTATGGCTGACTAATTTTTTTGTTGATACTAAAAACGATGTTGCCGCATCTTTAGAAGAAGCCAAAAAAGAATTTCTTGCAATCGCAAATCAAGAAAATGCAACTTTAATAATTGTTACCAACGAAATTGGAATGGGCGTTCACGCAGATACGCATATTGGCAGAAAGTTTACCGAATTACAAGGCTGGATGAATCAATTTTTAGCTTCAAATGCTGATGAAGTTGTTTTAATGGTTTCAGGAATTCCAGTCAAAATCAAAGGTAAAAATTCCAAATTTTAA
- the cobT gene encoding nicotinate-nucleotide--dimethylbenzimidazole phosphoribosyltransferase gives MTSLDDILKSRRDTRHFTTDEVPDEVIQKALRAGHWAPSVGLTDATRYYLIKTPQVKTAIKNLFLDYNRKAEELTDNPQQKELYRSLKLEAIEEAPIGLIIAYDRSVLNQFTIGTVGSNEAVKFSSVCAAQNIWLSLTEQGYGMGWVSILNYYQFKKILDLPENIEPLGYFCIGKPATNYNNQPMLQQLHWKQKSEAPICTEIQNVNESSISEITTNFTSQNKTATDFEKLLQEKIDSKTKPIGALGTLETLAFQIATVFETLTPKLTNPNMIVFAADHGIANHGVSAYPQDVTRQMVTNFLDGGAAINVFCRQNNIQLSIVDAGVNYDFPTNAKLIDAKVAKGTQSFLHVPAMSETELQLCFEKGKSIVENIAQTGSNCIGFGEMGIGNTSTASVLMSLLTDFPIEECVGKGTGVDDEKLNKKQNLLKKAIENYSGQAELMSQLAYFGGFEILQMAGGMLAAFENKMLILVDGFICSTAFLIATKINPEIIKNAVFCHCSAENAHQKLLQYLNAKPILNLDLRLGEGTGCAIAFPILKSAEAFLNEMASFESAGISKK, from the coding sequence ATGACTAGTTTAGATGATATTTTAAAATCACGCCGTGATACTCGACATTTTACCACCGATGAAGTTCCTGATGAAGTGATTCAAAAAGCTTTGCGGGCCGGACATTGGGCACCTTCTGTCGGGCTTACAGATGCTACGCGATATTATCTCATAAAAACTCCTCAAGTCAAAACGGCTATTAAAAATCTGTTTTTAGACTATAATAGAAAAGCCGAAGAACTTACTGATAATCCGCAACAAAAAGAACTTTACAGATCATTAAAATTAGAAGCAATTGAAGAAGCTCCAATTGGTCTTATAATTGCTTATGACCGATCTGTGCTAAATCAATTTACAATTGGAACTGTTGGAAGCAATGAAGCCGTAAAATTCAGTTCGGTTTGTGCGGCACAGAATATCTGGCTTTCACTTACAGAGCAAGGCTACGGAATGGGCTGGGTTTCGATTTTAAATTATTATCAGTTTAAAAAGATTCTCGATTTACCCGAAAATATTGAGCCGCTCGGCTATTTTTGTATTGGAAAACCGGCAACAAATTATAACAATCAGCCAATGTTGCAACAATTGCATTGGAAACAAAAATCAGAAGCACCAATTTGTACCGAAATTCAAAATGTAAACGAAAGTTCTATTTCCGAAATCACAACTAACTTCACATCACAAAATAAAACTGCAACCGATTTTGAGAAACTTTTGCAGGAAAAAATAGATTCGAAAACAAAACCAATTGGCGCTTTAGGAACTTTAGAAACACTCGCTTTTCAAATCGCGACGGTTTTTGAAACTTTAACTCCGAAACTCACAAATCCAAATATGATTGTTTTTGCCGCTGATCACGGAATTGCAAATCATGGCGTCAGTGCTTATCCGCAAGATGTAACACGTCAAATGGTGACTAATTTTCTAGACGGAGGCGCTGCGATAAATGTTTTTTGCAGGCAAAACAATATTCAATTGTCAATTGTCGATGCTGGCGTCAATTATGATTTTCCAACAAATGCAAAACTAATTGATGCTAAAGTCGCTAAAGGAACACAATCTTTTTTGCACGTGCCAGCTATGAGCGAAACCGAACTTCAATTGTGCTTTGAAAAAGGAAAGTCAATCGTTGAGAACATTGCTCAAACAGGCTCAAACTGCATTGGTTTTGGTGAAATGGGAATTGGAAACACTTCAACAGCTTCGGTTTTAATGAGTCTATTGACAGATTTTCCGATTGAAGAATGTGTCGGAAAAGGCACAGGAGTTGACGATGAAAAACTGAATAAAAAGCAAAATCTCTTAAAAAAAGCAATCGAAAATTATTCCGGTCAAGCCGAATTAATGTCACAACTGGCTTATTTTGGAGGTTTTGAAATTCTGCAAATGGCTGGTGGAATGCTAGCTGCCTTTGAAAATAAAATGCTGATTCTAGTTGACGGGTTTATTTGCAGTACTGCATTTTTAATTGCAACCAAAATTAACCCTGAAATTATAAAAAATGCCGTTTTTTGTCATTGCTCTGCTGAAAATGCACATCAAAAGCTGCTTCAATATTTGAATGCAAAACCTATTTTGAATTTGGATTTGCGCTTGGGCGAAGGAACGGGTTGCGCAATTGCTTTCCCAATTTTAAAATCGGCGGAAGCTTTTTTGAATGAAATGGCAAGTTTTGAAAGCGCTGGAATTAGCAAGAAATAA
- the tnpA gene encoding IS200/IS605 family transposase, with protein sequence MPFTKVYIHCVWSTKNRFPFLNSFDLRQKLWHHIKENALKKEIFIEFVSGYSDHCHCLISLGNDQTIQKTMQLLKGESSYWINKNQLTEQKFEWQDEYFAVSVSESIVDKVRDYIKNQEEHHKKKTFQEEYDEFMIKFKFKHS encoded by the coding sequence ATGCCATTTACCAAAGTCTATATTCATTGCGTTTGGAGTACAAAAAACAGGTTTCCATTTTTAAATTCTTTTGATTTACGCCAAAAACTTTGGCATCATATCAAAGAAAATGCCTTAAAAAAGGAAATATTTATTGAATTTGTTAGTGGATATTCTGATCATTGTCATTGCCTGATTTCGCTCGGAAACGACCAAACTATCCAGAAAACAATGCAATTATTAAAAGGAGAATCTTCGTATTGGATTAACAAAAATCAATTAACTGAACAGAAATTTGAATGGCAAGATGAATATTTTGCCGTGTCAGTTTCAGAATCTATTGTTGATAAGGTAAGAGACTATATTAAAAATCAAGAAGAACATCATAAAAAGAAAACTTTTCAAGAAGAGTATGATGAGTTTATGATTAAATTTAAGTTCAAGCACTCATAA
- a CDS encoding adenosylcobinamide-GDP ribazoletransferase, whose product MKKELHIFFTCLMFYTRIPCPKNITHHPDYLNKATRYFPFIGWIVGSISFLAFYIFSSFLSVETAVVLAIIASILTTGAFHEDGFADVCDGFGGGWTKEKILLIMKDSAIGAYGAIGLVLLFLAKFKLLSESVLIFKNDDNYFLIYLFFISAHSLSRLSAISIIFTHEYSRDDATSKSKPIAKQHTWKEIFGSFFFGLLPLLALSYFSFEIKTILILIPVFLTRYFLARYFQKWIDGYTGDCLGATQQVCEVIFYLSLLFIWKFI is encoded by the coding sequence ATGAAAAAAGAACTCCACATTTTCTTCACCTGTTTAATGTTTTACACCCGAATCCCATGTCCAAAAAACATTACACATCATCCTGATTATTTAAACAAAGCAACACGCTATTTTCCTTTTATTGGTTGGATTGTTGGAAGTATTTCTTTTTTGGCTTTTTATATTTTCTCATCTTTTCTTTCAGTAGAAACGGCTGTTGTTTTGGCAATAATTGCTTCGATTTTAACAACAGGCGCCTTTCATGAAGATGGTTTTGCAGATGTTTGCGATGGTTTTGGCGGAGGCTGGACCAAAGAGAAAATCCTCTTGATTATGAAAGACAGTGCCATTGGTGCTTACGGTGCAATCGGATTGGTTTTATTGTTTTTAGCCAAATTCAAACTGCTTTCAGAATCTGTTCTGATTTTTAAAAATGATGACAATTACTTTTTAATATACCTGTTTTTCATTTCAGCTCACTCTTTAAGCCGACTTAGCGCAATCAGCATTATTTTCACACATGAATATTCCAGAGATGATGCAACAAGCAAAAGCAAACCCATCGCAAAACAGCACACTTGGAAAGAAATTTTCGGATCTTTTTTCTTCGGATTACTTCCGTTATTGGCACTCTCCTATTTCTCTTTTGAGATCAAAACAATTTTGATTCTGATTCCAGTTTTTTTGACCAGATATTTTTTAGCAAGATATTTCCAAAAATGGATTGACGGTTATACGGGCGATTGTCTTGGCGCCACACAACAAGTCTGCGAAGTTATTTTTTACCTAAGTCTTCTTTTTATATGGAAATTTATCTAG
- the cobC gene encoding alpha-ribazole phosphatase, giving the protein MEIYLVRHTETVCEKGICYGQSDVDIAVPFDRIFDEIVSQLPSEAIIFSSPLKRCVTLAKHIQNNLETVSYYEDERLKEMNFGDWELKIWNEISPEQLNPWMEDFVNIQATNGESFVELHDRVGNFLFNTISKNIQHPIIIVAHAGIIRSILCHQTALPLKEAFQNKVDFGQVIKIEL; this is encoded by the coding sequence ATGGAAATTTATCTAGTTCGCCACACCGAAACAGTTTGCGAAAAAGGAATTTGCTATGGCCAATCTGATGTTGATATTGCTGTTCCTTTTGATCGTATCTTTGATGAAATTGTTTCGCAATTGCCTTCTGAAGCAATCATCTTCTCAAGTCCGTTGAAGCGTTGTGTGACTTTGGCAAAACACATTCAAAACAATCTTGAAACCGTTTCTTATTACGAAGATGAACGTCTAAAAGAAATGAATTTTGGCGATTGGGAACTCAAAATCTGGAATGAAATTTCGCCAGAACAACTCAATCCATGGATGGAAGATTTTGTGAACATTCAGGCTACAAATGGAGAATCTTTTGTAGAGTTACATGATCGTGTTGGTAATTTTTTGTTTAACACTATTTCTAAAAATATACAACATCCTATTATTATTGTAGCGCATGCCGGAATCATCAGAAGTATCTTATGTCATCAAACCGCATTGCCTTTAAAAGAGGCTTTTCAAAATAAAGTTGATTTTGGCCAAGTCATTAAAATTGAGCTCTGA
- a CDS encoding TonB-dependent receptor plug domain-containing protein yields MTLKKYFAFSLVLLCQLIWAQKDSITSLKEVLVSDSNLKKYSTSQSVLKLNDSVINKNEALLTDLLNFNSTIYFKEYGRGMLSTVAFRGTTSSQTAVIWNGININSQMNGSTDFNTISGADYNSISVKAGGGSIIYGSGAVGGTVHLNNDLAFYNRFENNLKLDYGSFNTIGINYKTNISNQKWSAQIGFSKNSSTNDYKYLNRYTWKGEQRWNQNGQYDVITMSANLGYKFNAKNSLKLYTQTSNTDRNTSLITETETPSKYVNGFNRNLLEYDGDFGKFKANFKTAYIFENYQYYSNNSLNQYTFGKTESLITKADLGYTIFKSTQINGILDYNRTKGFGSGFGDNTREISSAALLVKQDFSKDWKNEFGIRKEFTDNYKSPVLFNFGSSYQFGKLYNLKVNLSRNFRIPTFNDLYWEEGGNPNLKPESSYQAEIGNVFTFENISLTQTFYYIKITDLLRWVPGSGGIWRPENTDKVNSYGAETLISWKKQYGKNYFGANATYAYTVSENTETNKQLFFVPFNKVTAAVSYSRSRISAYYQFLYNGFVYTQADNDPNEIVDAYMVSNIGIDYDFKFLSSFKIGFQVLNLWNENYESLENRPMPGRNFNMYLNLKF; encoded by the coding sequence ATGACTTTAAAAAAATATTTCGCTTTTAGTTTAGTATTGTTGTGCCAATTGATTTGGGCGCAGAAAGATTCTATTACCAGTTTAAAAGAAGTTTTGGTTTCTGATTCCAATCTTAAAAAATACTCTACTTCACAATCGGTTTTAAAACTTAACGATTCAGTGATCAATAAAAATGAAGCTTTGTTGACCGATTTATTGAATTTCAATTCTACCATTTATTTTAAAGAATACGGTCGTGGCATGCTTTCGACGGTTGCATTTCGAGGAACAACTTCTTCTCAGACAGCAGTTATTTGGAACGGAATCAATATAAACTCTCAAATGAACGGAAGCACCGATTTCAACACCATTTCGGGAGCAGATTACAATTCGATCAGCGTAAAAGCTGGAGGAGGAAGTATTATTTACGGAAGCGGTGCTGTGGGCGGAACGGTGCATTTAAACAACGATTTGGCATTTTACAATCGTTTTGAGAATAATTTAAAACTTGATTACGGAAGTTTCAATACCATTGGAATCAACTATAAAACTAATATTTCAAATCAAAAATGGAGTGCGCAAATTGGTTTTTCAAAAAACAGTTCTACAAACGATTATAAATATTTGAACCGATATACTTGGAAAGGTGAACAACGCTGGAACCAAAACGGGCAATATGACGTCATTACCATGAGCGCAAATTTGGGCTATAAATTTAATGCGAAGAACAGTTTAAAATTATACACGCAAACTTCAAATACAGACCGAAATACTTCTTTAATAACGGAAACTGAAACTCCAAGCAAATATGTAAACGGTTTCAATAGAAATTTACTGGAATATGATGGGGATTTTGGCAAGTTTAAAGCCAATTTCAAAACGGCATACATCTTTGAAAATTACCAATATTACTCTAATAATTCTCTAAATCAATACACTTTTGGGAAAACAGAAAGTTTAATTACTAAGGCTGATTTAGGATATACCATTTTCAAATCGACGCAGATAAACGGGATTTTAGATTACAATCGAACAAAAGGCTTCGGAAGCGGTTTTGGAGATAATACGCGAGAAATCAGTTCTGCTGCATTGTTAGTGAAACAAGATTTTTCAAAAGATTGGAAAAATGAATTTGGCATTCGAAAAGAATTTACAGACAATTATAAATCACCTGTTTTATTCAATTTTGGTTCGTCCTATCAATTTGGAAAACTATATAATTTGAAAGTGAATTTGTCCCGAAACTTCAGAATTCCAACATTCAATGATTTGTATTGGGAAGAAGGCGGAAATCCTAATTTAAAACCAGAAAGTTCGTATCAGGCGGAAATTGGAAATGTTTTTACTTTTGAAAACATTTCGCTTACACAAACATTTTACTACATCAAAATTACCGATTTATTACGATGGGTTCCAGGAAGCGGGGGCATCTGGAGACCCGAAAATACAGACAAGGTAAACAGTTATGGCGCTGAAACTTTAATTAGCTGGAAAAAACAATATGGCAAAAATTATTTTGGAGCCAATGCCACTTACGCATACACGGTATCAGAAAACACAGAAACCAACAAACAGTTGTTTTTTGTTCCGTTTAATAAAGTAACAGCTGCCGTTTCGTATTCAAGAAGCCGAATTTCAGCTTATTATCAATTCCTGTATAATGGCTTTGTTTACACACAGGCTGATAATGATCCGAATGAAATTGTTGATGCTTATATGGTTTCAAATATTGGAATAGATTATGATTTTAAATTTCTCAGTTCGTTCAAAATTGGATTTCAAGTATTAAATCTTTGGAACGAAAATTACGAAAGTCTTGAAAACAGACCAATGCCTGGAAGAAATTTTAATATGTACTTAAACCTTAAATTTTAA
- a CDS encoding YncE family protein, whose translation MKLTRLFLLAISVSLFVSCSNDDDNDPKGAYDKGFFILNEGNSGGGSVSFASDDLSNFTADVYKTANAGDFAGVYLQNIFFDGDKAYIIAGGSNVINVVNRYSFKLVAKIDSGLANPRYGVVKDGKAYVTNANTYSYSNPATGDTDDYIAVIDLASNKVESKIQLNATANRILLENGKLYITEPYSSDKLLVVNPATKALETPLTIGYNADTMEAKDGILYILRGLSGTNSEIVKVKLSDKTASKITIPQAQGRAGYLDIYNDKIYYTAGKAVYAINTTATDATTAPIFTARLSTGGSIYGFAVENNKIYIADAGDYASNSKAYIYNLSGVSQKELTVGIGPNGFYFNN comes from the coding sequence ATGAAATTAACTAGATTATTTTTATTAGCAATCAGCGTTTCGCTTTTTGTTTCTTGTTCTAACGATGACGATAATGACCCGAAAGGAGCTTATGATAAAGGATTTTTCATCTTAAACGAAGGAAATTCTGGCGGTGGATCAGTTTCTTTTGCTAGTGATGATTTGTCAAATTTTACTGCTGATGTTTACAAAACTGCAAATGCTGGAGATTTTGCGGGAGTATATCTTCAAAACATTTTTTTTGACGGAGATAAAGCGTATATCATTGCTGGCGGATCAAACGTAATAAATGTTGTGAACAGATATTCTTTCAAATTAGTTGCAAAAATTGACAGCGGATTAGCAAATCCAAGATACGGTGTTGTAAAAGACGGAAAAGCATATGTAACTAACGCAAATACGTATTCGTACAGCAATCCAGCAACTGGAGACACTGATGACTACATTGCTGTAATTGATTTGGCAAGCAACAAAGTAGAATCTAAAATTCAATTGAATGCTACTGCAAACCGAATTTTATTGGAAAATGGCAAACTATATATTACAGAGCCTTATTCAAGTGATAAATTATTAGTTGTAAATCCAGCGACAAAAGCATTGGAGACACCTCTAACTATTGGATACAATGCTGACACTATGGAAGCAAAAGATGGCATTCTGTACATTCTAAGAGGTCTTTCAGGAACTAACAGCGAAATTGTAAAAGTAAAACTTTCTGACAAAACCGCTTCAAAAATTACAATTCCACAAGCGCAAGGACGTGCAGGATATTTGGATATTTACAATGATAAGATTTATTACACTGCAGGCAAAGCTGTATACGCTATTAACACAACAGCAACTGACGCTACAACTGCTCCAATCTTTACAGCAAGGCTTTCAACTGGCGGTTCTATCTACGGTTTTGCTGTAGAAAACAATAAAATTTATATTGCTGATGCAGGAGATTATGCTTCAAACAGCAAAGCTTACATCTATAATTTAAGCGGTGTATCACAAAAAGAATTAACGGTTGGAATTGGACCAAATGGTTTTTACTTCAACAATTAA
- a CDS encoding S41 family peptidase has protein sequence MKTILRSLLLIFLLAFALQSCEDQDDVEAPATLQVNDFIWKGLNTVYLWQADVPNLADDRFSSQAELNSYLSGYSKPEELFQDLLNKPISKYPATAIDRFSWIVDDYTVLEQELNGITKNNGVDFKLTRVSSGSNDVVGYVRYIIPNSDASGKAIKRGDLFTSVNGTKLTVSNYQSLLIAPDTYTLDFADYNGSAFVLNGKSVTLTKTVLEENPILINKVIGSGGHKIGYLMYNGFYSDYDSKLNQAFGELKAQGVTDLVLDLRYNGGGSVRSSTRLASMITGQFDGKVFSKQQYNLKLMASLNTADLETLNQRFVNNIDGTALNSLNLSTVYILTTSNTASASELVINGLKPYINVIQIGETTIGKNVGSFTVYDSPTFTKEKVNPNHKYAMQPLVFKITNAQDFGDYTSGLTPTYVQLEYINNYGVLGDPAEPLLNLAISKITGATAKKIQTDKSSVLPYIDDSKKINGLRNEMYLENAPKGFTRSLK, from the coding sequence ATGAAAACAATTTTAAGGAGTTTATTGCTGATTTTTTTGTTGGCGTTTGCTTTGCAATCCTGTGAAGACCAGGATGATGTGGAGGCTCCAGCGACTTTGCAAGTAAATGATTTCATCTGGAAAGGATTAAATACCGTTTATTTGTGGCAGGCTGATGTGCCAAATTTAGCAGATGATAGATTTAGCAGTCAAGCAGAATTAAACTCTTATTTATCTGGATATTCAAAACCTGAAGAATTATTTCAGGATTTGTTAAATAAGCCTATCAGTAAGTATCCTGCAACAGCAATTGACCGTTTTAGCTGGATTGTTGATGATTATACAGTTTTGGAACAAGAACTTAACGGAATCACAAAAAATAATGGTGTCGATTTTAAATTGACCCGAGTTTCATCTGGATCTAATGATGTGGTAGGTTATGTACGTTATATTATCCCAAATTCTGATGCTTCAGGCAAGGCTATAAAAAGAGGAGACTTATTTACGTCTGTAAATGGTACAAAACTTACGGTTTCAAATTATCAATCTTTGTTGATTGCTCCAGATACTTATACTTTGGATTTTGCAGATTATAACGGATCAGCATTTGTTTTGAACGGAAAATCGGTTACTTTGACCAAAACGGTTTTAGAAGAAAATCCTATTTTGATCAATAAAGTAATTGGATCTGGAGGTCATAAAATCGGTTATTTGATGTATAACGGATTTTATTCTGATTATGATTCGAAGCTGAATCAAGCTTTTGGAGAGTTAAAAGCTCAAGGAGTGACAGACTTAGTTTTAGATTTAAGATACAATGGAGGAGGTTCCGTACGTTCATCAACTCGTTTGGCAAGTATGATTACGGGACAGTTTGACGGAAAAGTATTTTCGAAACAGCAATACAATCTAAAATTGATGGCTTCATTAAATACTGCCGATCTGGAAACTTTGAATCAGAGATTTGTAAATAATATCGATGGTACGGCTTTGAACAGTTTGAATTTGTCAACAGTTTATATTTTGACAACTTCGAATACTGCTTCAGCAAGTGAATTGGTGATAAATGGATTAAAACCATATATCAATGTTATTCAAATCGGTGAAACAACAATTGGCAAAAATGTAGGATCTTTTACGGTTTATGATTCGCCGACTTTTACAAAAGAGAAAGTAAATCCAAATCATAAATATGCGATGCAGCCATTAGTTTTCAAAATCACGAATGCGCAAGATTTTGGAGATTATACCTCTGGATTAACTCCTACGTATGTTCAGTTAGAATATATCAATAATTATGGTGTTTTGGGAGATCCAGCTGAGCCATTGTTGAATTTGGCAATTTCTAAAATTACGGGAGCTACAGCTAAAAAAATCCAAACCGACAAATCTTCGGTTTTACCTTATATAGACGATTCTAAAAAAATCAACGGATTACGAAATGAAATGTACTTAGAGAATGCTCCAAAAGGGTTTACGAGATCATTAAAATAA
- a CDS encoding sigma-70 family RNA polymerase sigma factor — MNQNVFIELINPFKDKVFRLAKRLLTSTEEAEDATQEVMVKLWNKKDNLDSYNNIEAVAMTMTKNYCLDQLKSKRAGNLKIVHNNFTDREPQLDRKLEDSDSLEWVEKIINQLPEQLQILIQLRDVEQYEFDEIAKIVNMNETAIRVALSRARKKIRESMVNTHSYGIR, encoded by the coding sequence ATGAATCAGAATGTGTTTATAGAATTAATTAATCCTTTTAAAGACAAAGTTTTTCGTCTGGCAAAAAGATTGCTCACAAGCACCGAAGAGGCTGAAGATGCCACTCAGGAAGTGATGGTGAAATTATGGAACAAAAAAGATAATTTGGATTCCTATAACAACATCGAAGCTGTAGCCATGACCATGACCAAAAATTATTGTCTGGATCAATTAAAATCTAAAAGAGCCGGAAACTTAAAAATTGTACACAATAATTTTACAGACCGCGAACCTCAATTAGACAGAAAACTGGAAGATTCTGACAGCTTGGAATGGGTAGAAAAAATTATAAATCAGCTGCCTGAGCAGCTCCAAATATTAATTCAGCTTCGCGATGTTGAACAATATGAATTTGATGAAATTGCGAAAATTGTCAACATGAATGAAACGGCTATAAGAGTAGCGCTTTCAAGAGCGAGAAAAAAAATTAGAGAATCAATGGTTAACACACACAGTTATGGAATTAGATAG
- a CDS encoding DUF4252 domain-containing protein, whose protein sequence is MKNLIITLVFAFFTHSFYAQGAFDKFDGQDDVTSVIVNKKMFDLMSKVKVDASDKETQQYINLIKKLDYLKVFTTKNPKIEADMKASADKYIKTAGLEELMRVNDSGKNVRIMVKSGASDSQIKELLMFVDGAKTDETVLLSLTGNFDLNEISVLTDKMQLPGGSDLKKASKGKK, encoded by the coding sequence ATGAAAAATCTTATTATAACCTTAGTTTTCGCCTTTTTCACACATTCTTTCTACGCACAAGGCGCTTTTGACAAATTTGACGGTCAAGACGACGTAACATCGGTAATTGTAAACAAAAAAATGTTCGATTTAATGAGCAAAGTAAAAGTTGATGCTTCTGACAAAGAAACACAACAATACATCAATCTGATTAAAAAATTAGATTACCTAAAAGTGTTTACAACTAAAAACCCTAAAATTGAAGCCGATATGAAAGCTTCTGCTGACAAGTATATCAAAACTGCTGGTCTTGAAGAATTAATGCGAGTAAACGACAGTGGAAAAAATGTTCGAATAATGGTAAAATCAGGCGCTAGCGATTCTCAAATCAAAGAATTGCTGATGTTTGTTGACGGAGCAAAAACAGATGAAACGGTTTTATTATCCTTGACTGGTAATTTTGACTTGAACGAAATTTCAGTATTGACAGACAAAATGCAACTTCCTGGCGGAAGCGACTTAAAAAAGGCCTCTAAAGGCAAAAAATAA
- a CDS encoding DUF4252 domain-containing protein has product MKVRVFTSVLIVLLTLVSCNSEPSLQKYFVEHNEKKDFIAIDVSSNILNLDKTNLTAEQNEAIKSFDKMNILAFKATDKNQAEFETERTKVNAILKNPKYQQLMKVGSGKDGASVSYVGTDENIEEFVIFANRKENGFAVVRVLGKNMNPNNIMTLMSVLQKSNINMDQLKPLQQLIK; this is encoded by the coding sequence ATGAAAGTTCGTGTTTTCACCTCAGTCCTAATTGTATTGCTGACTTTAGTAAGCTGCAATTCTGAACCATCGTTGCAAAAATATTTTGTTGAACACAACGAAAAGAAAGATTTTATCGCAATTGATGTTTCGTCTAACATTTTGAATTTAGACAAAACAAATTTAACCGCCGAGCAAAACGAAGCTATCAAATCATTTGACAAGATGAATATTTTAGCTTTTAAAGCGACAGATAAAAATCAAGCCGAATTTGAAACAGAACGCACAAAAGTAAATGCCATTTTAAAAAATCCGAAATATCAGCAATTGATGAAAGTGGGTTCTGGCAAAGACGGCGCTTCAGTAAGTTATGTTGGAACTGATGAAAATATCGAAGAATTCGTGATTTTTGCCAACAGAAAAGAAAATGGTTTTGCTGTGGTTCGGGTACTTGGAAAAAACATGAATCCGAATAACATTATGACATTGATGTCGGTTTTACAAAAATCAAATATCAATATGGATCAGCTGAAACCTTTACAGCAATTGATAAAATAA